The following are encoded in a window of Panicum virgatum strain AP13 chromosome 5N, P.virgatum_v5, whole genome shotgun sequence genomic DNA:
- the LOC120675350 gene encoding KRR1 small subunit processome component-like, with amino-acid sequence MASEDEANAAAAAAEAPEGKNWRRKGKHDKPKPWDEDPNIDHWKIEKFDPSWNEGGMLEVSSFSTLFPQYREKYLQESWPIVKGALKEHGISCELNLVEGSMTVSTTRKTRDPYIIVKARELIKLLSRSVPAPQAIKILDDEMNCDIIKIGGLVRNKERFVKRRERLLGPNLSTLKAIEILTGCYILVQGNTVAAMGSYTGRGLKQVRRIVEDCMKNIKHPVYHIKELLIKRELAKNPALATENWDRFLPKFKKKNVKQKKPQTKEKKPYTPFPPPQQPSKIDAQLETGEYFMSEKKKSAKKWQEKLEKQSGKAEENKRKREAAFVPPKENTAGPSESVKTANDNSEIADIAKSLKEKAKEFRKNKTQENVRVESYLASNEESRPKKKKSTNSK; translated from the exons ATGGCGTCGGAGGACGAAGCtaacgccgcggcggcggcggcggaggcgccggaggggAAGAACTGGCGGCGGAAGGGGAAGCACGACAAGCCCAAGCCGTGGGACGAGGACCCAAACATCGACCACTGGAAGATCGAGAAGTTCGACCCGTCCTGGAACGAGGGAGGCATGCTCGAAGTCAGCTCCTTCTCTACCCTCTTCCCCCAGTACCGAG AGAAGTACCTGCAGGAGTCATGGCCGATCGTTAAGGGCGCATTGAAGGAGCACGGGATCTCGTGCGAGCTTAATTTG GTGGAGGGATCCATGACTGTTTCGACCACCAGGAAGACCAGGGACCCCTACATTATTGTCAAGGCCAGAGAACTGATAAAGCTATTGTCCAGGAGTGTCCCTGCACCTCAG GCGATCAAAATTCTTGATGATGAGATGAACTGTGACATTATAAAGATTGGTGGCCTTGTAAGAAATAAG GAACGATTTGTTAAAAGGAGAGAACGCCTTTTAGGCCCTAATTTATCTACGCTTAAG GCCATTGAGATTTTGACTGGCTGCTACATCTTAGTGCAG GGAAACACGGTTGCAGCCATGGGTTCCTATACGGGAAGGGGACTGAAACAAGTTAGAAGGATTGTAGAGGATTGCATGAAGAATATCAAGCATCCAGTGTACCACATCAAG GAACTCCTAATCAAACGCGAGCTAGCCAAAAATCCTGCTCTAGCCACTGAAAACTGGGATAGGTTTCTACCGAAGTTCAAGAA GAAGAATGTCAAACAGAAGAAACCTCAAACTAAGGAGAAGAAACCATACACACCCTTTCCGCCACCTCAACAGCCTAGCAAG ATCGATGCTCAACTTGAAACTGGTGAGTATTTCATGAGTGAGAAAAAGAAATCAGCAAAGAAATGGCAAGAGAAGCTGGAGAAGCAATCAGGGAAAGctgaagaaaacaaaagaaagagagaggctGCATTTGTTCCCCCAAAG GAGAACACTGCAGGTCCATCTGAATCTGTCAAGACTGCCAATGACAATAGTGAGATAGCTGATATAGCCAAGTCATTAAAG